In bacterium, one DNA window encodes the following:
- the pdxA gene encoding 4-hydroxythreonine-4-phosphate dehydrogenase PdxA translates to MTERLKIGITTGDPAGIGPEIVLKAIDRIKGKDNWLPVVFGDLAVLNQAKELIGSNVRFREYKKQTDNRIDKNEILYVPSGIIRGPVTFGIIDVDCGRASLVNIENAIDMAMAGELDAVVTGPINKQSLTRTGAGYLDHSSIFKDRCRVEKADTMFLTGRLKIFFLTKHIPLKEVSSIIDKDLILKEVRRCIKYLVLFGIEKPALAVAAFNPHAGDNGLLGREEIDVLRPAIRQAQQELLDVRGPVPADSVFHLANEGMFDGVLSLYHDQGHIAAKTLDFYRTVSFTLGLPFLRTSVDHGTAFDIAGKGVASPDGMAAAIQAAIKYGKNFNYL, encoded by the coding sequence ATGACAGAACGGCTGAAAATCGGGATAACAACAGGAGATCCTGCAGGTATCGGGCCGGAGATTGTTTTAAAAGCTATTGACAGAATAAAAGGCAAAGATAATTGGCTGCCTGTTGTTTTTGGCGATCTTGCGGTATTGAATCAGGCAAAAGAGCTTATTGGAAGTAATGTCAGGTTTAGAGAATATAAAAAACAAACTGATAATAGAATTGATAAGAATGAAATATTATATGTGCCTTCCGGAATTATCAGAGGTCCTGTTACATTCGGAATAATTGATGTTGATTGCGGGCGTGCATCTCTAGTTAATATTGAGAATGCCATTGATATGGCAATGGCAGGAGAATTGGACGCAGTAGTTACAGGCCCGATTAACAAGCAGTCTCTTACGCGTACAGGTGCCGGGTATCTGGATCATTCCTCAATTTTTAAAGACCGCTGCAGAGTAGAAAAGGCTGATACTATGTTCTTAACCGGAAGGCTGAAAATATTTTTTTTAACAAAGCATATACCTCTAAAAGAAGTTTCTTCTATAATTGATAAAGATTTAATTCTGAAAGAGGTAAGACGATGCATAAAATATTTAGTGCTGTTCGGTATTGAAAAGCCTGCCCTTGCTGTAGCTGCTTTTAATCCCCATGCAGGGGATAACGGACTTCTCGGCAGAGAAGAAATTGATGTTTTAAGGCCTGCAATAAGACAGGCACAGCAGGAGCTTTTAGATGTCAGGGGGCCGGTACCAGCAGACAGTGTATTTCATCTTGCCAATGAGGGGATGTTTGACGGAGTGCTTTCTCTTTATCACGACCAGGGGCATATTGCAGCAAAAACTCTTGATTTTTACAGGACTGTCAGTTTTACTCTGGGCCTTCCTTTTCTGCGGACTTCCGTAGATCACGGTACTGCTTTTGATATTGCCGGCAAAGGTGTTGCTTCTCCTGACGGTATGGCTGCTGCAATTCAGGCCGCAATTAAATATGGTAAAAACTTCAACTACTTATAA